The DNA sequence CGGCTACCGGGGTGAGCAGCTGGGGCTGCCGGAGGACGGACCGGGCTCGATCGCACGGCCCGGCCGCAGGCTCGGCGCCCTCGCCGTGGACTGGGGCCTGTGCGTCCTGATCGCATACGGTCTGATCACCGACGGCTACGACGGGCAGACGACCGGCAACTGGGCGCTGCTGGTGTTCCTGGTGATGAGCGTCCTCACCGTGGGCACCGTCGGCTTCACGCCGGGCAAGCGGCTGTTCGGCCTGCGGGTGATGTCCCTCGACACGGGCCGGGTCCAGCCGCTGCGCGGCCTGCTGCGCTCGGTGCTGCTGTGCCTCGCCGTCCCCGCCCTGGTCTGGGACCGCGACGGCCGGGGGCTGCACGACCGCCTGGCCCGCACGGTCGAGGTGCGCGTCTGACGGCCGGGGCGGCACGGCCCTGACGGCCGCGCGGTACGACGACGGGGGCGCCGGACGATGTCCGGCGCCCCCGTCGTCGTCAGCGGAGCGGGTCTCAGCGGCCCCTCGGACCGCTGCCCTTCGGCAGCTTCATGCCCTTGGGCATCGGGCCCTTGGGGAGCGGCATGTTGCTCATCAGGTCGCCCAGGGCGCGCAGCCGGTCGTTGGTCGCGGTGACCTGCGGGCCAGTGAGCACGCGGGGCAGCTTGAGCATCGTGGTGCGCAGCTTCTTCAGCTCGACCTGCCCGTCGCCGGTGCCCACGATCAGGTCGTGCACCGGGACGTCGGCGACGATGCGGTTCATCCGCTTCTTCTCGGCGGCGAGCAGGCTCTTCACCCGGTTCGGGTTGCCCTCCGCGATCAGCACGATGCCGGCCTTGCCGACCGCGCGGTGCACCACGTCCTGGTTGCGGTTCATCGCCACCGCCGGGGTCGTCGTCCAGCCCCGGCCGATGTTGTCCAGCACGGCCGCGGCGGCGCCCGGCTGTCCCTCCATCTGCCCGAAGGCCGCTCGCTCGGCCCGGCGCCCGAACACGATCGCTGTCGCGAGCAAGGCGAGCAGGAGGCCCAGGATGCCGGCATAAATGGGGTGACCGATCAAGAAACCGATCGCGAGGAAGACACCGAAGGTGACGATTCCGACAGCCGCGAGTACAAGACCGATCTTCTTGTCGGCCCTGCGGGTCATCTTGTAGGTCAGGGCGATCTGCTTCAGTCGCCCGGGGTTCGCAGCGTCCGCTGCGGTTTCCTTCCTCGCCATGCCATGAAGTCTACGTGTCCCCGTGCGCGCCTTCGACGGCAGTGCCGGGGAGGACGGTTCAGGGGCGGGCGACCGGCGTCTCGTCGAGGACGCGCTGCGCCTCGACGCGGTCCTTGGCGCGGCGGCGGTCCTCCAGCACCGACGTCCACGCGTTGCGGCGGGCGGTGCGCTGGCCGCCGCTCATCAGCAGCGACTCGACGGCGCGCAGTGCGGTGGTGAAGGACGGGATGGCGGTGGCGCGGACGGGCGCGGCCTGCATGGTGGAGGTCCCCCTCGGTGTTCCGGTGCGGGTGTACGTGGCGTGATGCCAGGCTCACTGACTGGTGTTACCAGGGCGTGACCGACCGGTCAAACGGGCATGAAGCCTCGGTGGGCCGCCCCCGGAATGCCGACGCGGCCCCGACCTGTGCCCTCATCTGCGAGGACGGTCGGGACCGCGTCGTCTCGGCCATTACTGGCGGGTAGTGCCTTGTGCGTGAATTCACACGCTGCTCTCGTCCCGTACGGGACGAGGCCGGTGAGGGTGTGTCAGACGGCCTGGGAGGCCACGAACGCGCCCCGCTTCTCGATCGCCATCTGATACAGCCGGCCGGCCCGGTAGGAGGAGCGGACCAGCGGGCCGGACATCACGCCGGAGAAGCCGATCTGCTCGGCCTCCTCCTTCAGCTCCACGAACTCGTGCGGCTTCACCCAGCGCTCGACGGGGTGGTGGCGCACGGACGGGCGCAGGTACTGCGTGATGGTGACCAGCTCGCAGCCCGCGTCGTGCAGCTGCTTCAGCGCCTCGCTGACCTCCTCGCGGGTCTCGCCCATGCCGAGGATCAGGTTCGACTTGGTGACCAGGCCGTAGTCACGGGCCTCGGTGATCACCTTCAGGGAGCGCTCGTAGCGGAAGCCGGGGCGGATCCGCTTGAAGATCCGGGGCACCGTCTCGACGTTGTGCGCGAAGACCTCGGGGCGGGAGGAGAAGACCTCCGCCAGCTGCTCGGGGACGGCGTTGAAGTCGGGGGCGAGCAGCTCGACCTTGGTGCGGCCGGCCTCGCGCTCCGCCGTCTGCGCGTGGATCTGGCGCACGGTCTCGGCGTACAGCCAGGCGCCGCCGTCCTCCAGGTCGTCGCGCGCGACGCCGGTGATGGTGGCGTAGTTCAGGTCCATGGTGACGACGGACTCGCCGACGCGGCGCGGCTCGTCACGGTCGAGCGCCTCCGGCTTGCCGGTGTCGATCTGGCAGAAGTCGCAGCGCCGGGTGCACTGGTCACCGCCGATGAGGAAGGTGGCCTCGCGGTCCTCCCAGCACTCGTAGATGTTCGGACAGCCCGCTTCCTGGCAGACCGTGTGCAGGCCCTCGCTCTTGACCAGGTTCTGCATCTTCGAGTACTCGGGGCCCATTTTCGCCCGGGTCTTGATCCACTCGGGCTTGCGCTCGATGGGGGTCTGGCTGTTGCGGACCTCCAGGCGCAGCATCTTGCGTCCGTCGGGTGCGACTGCGGACACGACCGGCTCCCTAGCGATTGATTCTTCGGCGTGGTCAAGCGTACGCCCGTTGTTCCGAATGCCCGGCGGGGTGTCCGCCTGCTGACGGCCGCCGTCCGGGCTCCCGGGTCCGGTCCGGACCGTCATGGCGGAGAACGCCGGACGGGCCGGATTCATGCCGCCGGTGTCCTCTCGATCTCCCGCGGCCTCAGGTCCGCGTTCTCCAGGACGTCCCGCAGGTGCCGCTCCACGACCGGCAGCACCTCGTCGATGGTCACGTCCCGGCCCAGCTCCGCGGCGAGCGAGGCGACGCCCGCGTCGCGGATCCCGCACGGGATGATCCGGTCGAACCACTTGTTGTCGGGGTTCACGTTGAGCGCGAAGCCGTGCATCGTGACCCCCTTGGCCACGCGGATGCCGATCGCCGCGATCTTGCGGTCCTCGCGGCGCTGGCCGGCGTTGGAGGGGGCGTACTCCGGGCCGTTGAGGCGGGGGTCGAACTCCTCGTCGGCCAGCCGGGGATCGAAGTCCAGGGAGAGACCGCCGAGCGCGGGGCGCTGCTCGACCGGGTCGCCCAGCACCCACACGCCGCTGCGGCCCTCGATCCGGGTGGTCTCCAGGCCGAACTCGGCGCAGGTGCGGATCAGGGCCTCCTCCAGGCGCCGGACGTGGGCGACCACGTCCACCGGGCGGGGCAGCTTCTGGATCGGGTAGCCCACGAGCTGGCCGGGGCCGTGCCAGGTGATCTTGCCGCCGCGGTCCACGTCGATGACCGGGGTGCCGTCGAGGGGGCGCTCGCTCTCCGCGGTGCGCCGGCCGGCCGTGTAGACCGGGGGGTGCTCCAGGAGGATCACGGTGTCGGGCACCTCGTCGGCGAACCGTGCCGCGTGCACCCGGCGCTGCTCGTCCCAGGCCAGCTGATAGTCGACGGCCTCGGCACCGAAGCCCATCCGGACGAACCGCAGGTCACTCACGGCAAGCGCCTCCCTAGAAGGTCGTAAGGCACGAAACGCGCCCAAGCCACTGTACGACCGTAGGGCCGGCGCCCGACCGGCAGCCGTCCGTTCGCCGCCCGGACCTGCCCCGACGGCCACCCGTCAGCTTCCCGGTAAATCCTCACACGATCGGATGAATGCCGAATCGAAATGTGCGATCGGGTGCTTACTCTCCGCTACATTCACGCCGTCCATAAGGCCATAAGGGCTGCTCACAGGCAATCCGGGCACATCGTTGGCCGGAAGGCAGGAGACCGCACCGCAGATGACGGAACGACCCGCGCAGCGCACCCCCAACCGACAGCTCGCCGCGCTCATCGCAGAAGCGGGGTTCTCCAACGCGGGACTCGCCCGTCGCGTGGACCAGCTGGGTCTCGAGCACGGGCTCGACCTCAG is a window from the Streptomyces capillispiralis genome containing:
- the lipA gene encoding lipoyl synthase — encoded protein: MSAVAPDGRKMLRLEVRNSQTPIERKPEWIKTRAKMGPEYSKMQNLVKSEGLHTVCQEAGCPNIYECWEDREATFLIGGDQCTRRCDFCQIDTGKPEALDRDEPRRVGESVVTMDLNYATITGVARDDLEDGGAWLYAETVRQIHAQTAEREAGRTKVELLAPDFNAVPEQLAEVFSSRPEVFAHNVETVPRIFKRIRPGFRYERSLKVITEARDYGLVTKSNLILGMGETREEVSEALKQLHDAGCELVTITQYLRPSVRHHPVERWVKPHEFVELKEEAEQIGFSGVMSGPLVRSSYRAGRLYQMAIEKRGAFVASQAV
- a CDS encoding DUF4191 domain-containing protein; this encodes MARKETAADAANPGRLKQIALTYKMTRRADKKIGLVLAAVGIVTFGVFLAIGFLIGHPIYAGILGLLLALLATAIVFGRRAERAAFGQMEGQPGAAAAVLDNIGRGWTTTPAVAMNRNQDVVHRAVGKAGIVLIAEGNPNRVKSLLAAEKKRMNRIVADVPVHDLIVGTGDGQVELKKLRTTMLKLPRVLTGPQVTATNDRLRALGDLMSNMPLPKGPMPKGMKLPKGSGPRGR
- a CDS encoding RDD family protein, which translates into the protein MDNRQAIGSWLSGPRAALEDAGAEFGYRGEQLGLPEDGPGSIARPGRRLGALAVDWGLCVLIAYGLITDGYDGQTTGNWALLVFLVMSVLTVGTVGFTPGKRLFGLRVMSLDTGRVQPLRGLLRSVLLCLAVPALVWDRDGRGLHDRLARTVEVRV
- the lipB gene encoding lipoyl(octanoyl) transferase LipB, with protein sequence MSDLRFVRMGFGAEAVDYQLAWDEQRRVHAARFADEVPDTVILLEHPPVYTAGRRTAESERPLDGTPVIDVDRGGKITWHGPGQLVGYPIQKLPRPVDVVAHVRRLEEALIRTCAEFGLETTRIEGRSGVWVLGDPVEQRPALGGLSLDFDPRLADEEFDPRLNGPEYAPSNAGQRREDRKIAAIGIRVAKGVTMHGFALNVNPDNKWFDRIIPCGIRDAGVASLAAELGRDVTIDEVLPVVERHLRDVLENADLRPREIERTPAA